The Vitis riparia cultivar Riparia Gloire de Montpellier isolate 1030 unplaced genomic scaffold, EGFV_Vit.rip_1.0 scaffold567_pilon_pilon, whole genome shotgun sequence genome contains the following window.
ACCAACCCATTCAATCACCTCATCaaataactgaaacaaattAGTTGCATCCTTGACAATGTCTGAAGCATCAACGgatttcacaaatgatattccTTCAGGACAATACACAAGGAAGTTGATGAGTGTTCTTTGTCTATTATTGTCCAACCATCACCCATTATTGTACACCCAAATTTTGCCCAAATTGCACGATAAGAGTCCACAAGTAACTGAACTTCCTTCTTGGCATCCTTTAAATTAACTACCCGTAGTTGATGGTAATTTGGACCCTTATATCCAGGACCAATTGCAGATATAACATCAACATTGGCTTGAAGTAGAAGGAATTCACTGCATTAGTAGGAATGCATGCATCATAAAAGAATCTCCCAACCGCCATATCCGCTCTCCAAATAGCTTCTTTCCCAGCTAGTACACTCCTCATGGAAGGTTGAGCTCCTTGAGTATTTCTTGGTGCAAAATACTTATCCACtgttgattttttcctttttccactaTTAGCTGCCATAGGATTTTGCATTTGTTGAACCTCTTCTTCACCTTCTGCCCCATCCCCTTCAAATTGTGACACATTAGGACCATAAGGATTTCTACATTCATATGCTCTTGGGCTGCTTTCTTAGAATTCACAAACTCTTGCAAAGAATTTTCCATTCGAAATTTTACATCAGGAGGAACCGATTTACATGGACCAATATCTCCTTTCACTCCAGCAAGATGTTGTTTCATTCTATGAATACCCCACCTTTTTGTAATCtttttacaatacaaacaaataagagctTTCCTTCCATTTGCATATCTTTCTTCAGAAACATGCTCCCATGCAGGATCGATCTTACTTCTAGTTGATTGAGAATTGGTAGTTGAATCTTGACCAGAGGATGGAGTcaagtttgattccattttttatttccctatcaaattagaaacaaaaatctcaCATTAACATAGAGAATGGAAGTCATCAAccatttaatgatttataatcaagtcatcaacaatttataaCAATCATATAtcaattagtaaatttatctAAAAGGAACAACCGTCATTATAACAAGCATGTTTTGAtccaattataaatttatctaaattttaaagtaattttgtaTAGATAACCGCAATTCAATTTGATTCAACTGTGTAAATTTTATCACATAGATTTACAATTTGATCACTGCATGAAATTCATTAACTCTAGGGTGCCTCTAATTTTGCATGAGGACTTTTGAAAATGGTGAATGGAGAGGTAGAGCCAAGATCTAGACAAGCcccatttcattttgttatcaaatCTTGCTTTTCTCATTCGAATTGATTTTGGGGAAATTTTGTAATGTGAACGCAGAAAACTTGGTGTGTGGCCAAGCCATCATCCGATCAGGCTACTCTTTTAGCCAACATCAATTATGCATGTTCACAAGTAGATTGCCAGGTTCTGCAGAGGGGATGCCCTTGCTTCTCCCCAGATAATCTCATAAACCATGCCTCAATAGCCATGAATCTTTACTACCAGTCAAGGGGAAGGAACCACTGGAACTGCTATTTTCAGAACTCTGCCGTCATTGTCATGACCGATCCAAGTAAGTCACATTTCTACCAATTCCAACAAGCCCATTCAACTGTGATATAGTTTTACCAATTAATttgtttcttcaaaattcaGAACAACCGTCACTAGATTTTCCTCTCTCTAGCTGTTCATGGTGTTGGTGGAACATTGAACTTGAATACAGCTCAGGCCATGGCTGGTGGCTTAGGGGCAGGGCAGGGCAGCTTCACAAAACTGCCATAATGATCTATGATGTCCTAGGTTTCaagtgaaaaggaaaaataaaaaaacagagcaaaacaGCTACTCATTGTGGGCAAAGTGGCAAATTCCACGGCCAAGGCAGGTTACCAGCTGGGAGAGGGGTGGGATGGAGCTCTCTTGGTGTCGTGGGCCGCCGGCGGGACCTTGTGAGTGTCGCTGCTGCAGGCCGTCGGTGAGATCCCTTGCTGGAGCTGGAGTGGGATCCCTTGCAGCAGAGCTCTCTTGGTGTCGTGGGCCGCCGGCGTCTTGTGAGTGTCGCTGCTTCAGGCCGTCGGCGAGATCCCTTGGTGTCGCGAGCTGGAGCTGGAGCTAGAGCAGTGGAGCGGGATCCCTTGCAGCGGCGCAGCCTGGAGATGGAGAAGGAGATCTCCTTTGCTTAAATATGACTCCAAAACGGCGTCATTTTGATGCCAGAAgcatcaaaacgacgtcgttttgatgtggttaaaaaaaaaaaaattaaaatcaattgaacCGGCCGGTTCCGTTGGAACCGGCCGGTTCGTCCAGTTCACCGGTTGGACCGCCGGTTCGACCGGTCCGACCCCGATTCGATCCCCATCCGGTCCAAATGACCGGACCGGACCGGTCCGGTGACCGGTCGGCGGTCGGACCGGTCGGACCGGCCAGTCCgatccggtttttaaaacattggaaaAAACAGTGAGCCCATTATCAGGCACCTGTCACCCAAAGAGGCCTTCCAAGTGGTAGAGATGGAGATCAGTTTTATGTATGATGTGCTCTACACCAAGGCAACTGTGGTTTATTCTCTCCTAGGAATTCTTCTCCACACTGCCAGCTTCTTCTCCACTATttctaccttagtggccttctgCTCCTTCATCGATAAGCATGAGTTCTCAAACATGGACATCAACATTACTTACTTATTACTCTTAGGAGCTATTTTCGAGAGATTTTTGCCATCATTATGCTGATTTTGTCTGACTGGAGCATCGTCTGGTTGAGCAGTAAGCAGAACTCCCTCTGTGTCTTCTTACTTATTagttaaaatgtttaaataaaCGGAAATATGTAACCTTCATTTCATCACTAAATAATAGGCATATAACTTTTGTCAtgtaagtaaaattaaataatagaatttttttttccttttttgaatatattttcacACTTAAATATTATgtctattttatttaataaaattaaaaatattaatacatttatatttattttgatcatGAATTGAtttgatattattaaatataaaacatgaaatattattaaaaaatttaattatttatacatattttttaatttgttgtaattattttatttttaataaaatatatttatcttttaatgttttattgaCATTATGGTTTGATCATGGTTTAACTACCGATCCTACCAATAAACCATGCTTCAATAACATTTCTAGTTCCATGACTAGTCcgattctaaaaatattgaaaaggtCATACATCCCTACCATTTATGGAGATTGCACcctttagatttttaaatattgtaaagtgctaaagttcttttattttatttttgtacgTTAGTAAAtgttaaatttgtttattttaatatgcTAAAACCATCCAATAGTTGTATTCATGATTacatttcttcttattttatgtaaatgaaataaattacttgaaagctaaccagaaaaaaaaaaaaaatcatttaacaatttggaaattaaatgtgaaatattttcattttgatatgctaaaaacatttgttaaaatattaatgattatgtctctttttattttatatagttaaaataaaaaatatttgaaaactaatcatttgataaaataaaataaataaataaactaatttagcatatttccaaatatttcaaaacaacAACGTTTATTTTGACAATAAAAGTttagaataattaattatatattggTTAAGAAATTTATAGTTAAGGggtttttaattacatttgattgctaagaaagtattaaaaaaaaattaaattaagttatattaataattttgtgGTTTTTATGTGGCACATCTTTAAATTTACGGATTTGTGattcaattattattgaaattaattctttaatttctggaaatttttttttaatttaggggAAAACATCACATCCTagcttttattttgaaaaaaagattaaaattattaattctagCGGATATTTAAATGAATGTGAATTATACTTCAGaattttaattagataaatttaattaaaattgatgatagttgatttctttttattttattgtattattaGGAGCAAAGCTCCTCGCTGTTCGCCGTCTCTTTGAAATTCAAGGTCAATCCCATCACTGTTTCCAACTTTCAAAGCTCCTCACCATCTCAAATCAAGCTATATGCTCTCCATCGTCTCTTCCAAAAGCCATCATTccccatttcattattttaatgcTTTCATCGAATGTGTGTCAAAGCCCTCTCTTATCTTCCTCTTTGGTCAATGATCAAACAGTACCGCACAACTTCTCTTCTTCACCCATTCTTTTTCCACCACAATGGCCATTGAAGAACCTAAGTTAAACTCCACTTCAGATCACATCCTGGATTGGCTAGAAGATTCGGTTTcgtttgtttattttaatgctTTCATCATTGTGGAGCTACTGCTCTCACAGATCCCCTCTCCCCATCTCCGTTAATTCCGGCATCACCTCCACTGGTCGTGTTAATGTTGCTACCATCTCAGTCCACGTCCGTCTCTCTCTCGCCCCTCTAtgtcttcttcctttttatacTGCAACCATTGGCAGAGCCAGCATGTGGCCAGAGGGACAAAATTCCCCTTCCCCGCCCCCGCCCCCGCCCCGCCCCCGGCTCTGAATCTCCAAGCATGTGGCCAGAGGGGCAACTctccaaggaaaaaaaaaataatgttattcTGAGCTGTGTTTGAGCCCAGGCTCTGGTTTAAAGATAAGAAGGCCATCATCTCACTGCTACAGTACTCCCCCTTCATGAGCTTCACACCACTGCCACCATAATTCCTACAGGACAGTCATCGTCCTTCACACGACTGAAGCAAGCATTGTAGTTCAAACAGGCGACCACCTCCATATCAATCTTAGTCTCGCGACATCCCCGGCAGCACCACCAACCAACCCACCACCATCACTCTCTGGTATATATATTCCCTTCTTATTTGGCTTTCAAACCTTTTGCTTTTGTTCttgttcttattattattattattgtttcctaatttttatagaatttatgTAATAGTTTCTAATATAATCTTTTCAAAATGAAGATGATTTATCCATGCATGGATTTCCTACATTTTATgggatatttttaaatttatttttaattagattcTCTTCATCAGTATTCTATTTTAGTCACTCTGCCACTGTCAACTCTCTTGCTGTACTACATCAGTTCACCACAATCTTCTTCTGTATTTCTTTGTGCTAATCTTCTGTTTAATCTTGTAAATATGTTCCTGTGAATAAAGAATTCTGGGTGATGCTCAAAAAACtgataaaagaagaaagaaagagaaattgaTTTGGAGTGATCAGTCTCTTGTCCACCAAGACCTAATCCAAACTCTAGGTCTTCTTCCAACAGGACAAAAGAAAAAgtgtcaaaagaaaaagaaaaactgatTTGGGGTGCTTTCCTTGTTCCCAGCaaatcttcttcctctttttttttggtcGGTCAGCATACCATCTCACCACTACACTCCACCTTCATGAACTTCACACAGTGAACCACCACCTCAGCAATCATAGTCTCATCATTATAT
Protein-coding sequences here:
- the LOC117910051 gene encoding glucan endo-1,3-beta-D-glucosidase-like, with amino-acid sequence MVNGEKTWCVAKPSSDQATLLANINYACSQVDCQVLQRGCPCFSPDNLINHASIAMNLYYQSRGRNHWNCYFQNSAVIVMTDPSKSHFYQFQQAHSTVI